The proteins below are encoded in one region of Bdellovibrio bacteriovorus:
- a CDS encoding L,D-transpeptidase family protein translates to MKMMRILPKSFVLGMSLIAIAPQLTWAQSQTAYIQDQVTRARTNPIINPKWGSFLLRTDRLDKLYSLRGYQSIWVDSTGTPNAMVNTLKNILLSADRHGLNPADYWDAQIEKGYQATMKNPGVQWITFELLASEALVRYVTHLSTGRFDPELIDTDIKFKKKEFTEFQELNAAISYGPASLAANLENFAPTHPRYKDLLSILSTLKTQKNSGGWATINSPGFALKLGVTDPVISQLRARLNQLGYSISNNGGNTFDSEFDTVLRKFQAANGLTSDGIIGTRSEVLRALNFTPSQRIAQVEANMEKLRWLPKNLETRHIFVNLATAEFRLFDETGRVFYFNTVNGQAFRRTPSMRDQITFVNLNPYWTVPRSIAIRDKLPLLKQDRNYLQKHNMILIEEATDEEVDPSTIDWKNMTARNFVYYIRQLPGPENALGVVKFPLQNPWAIYMHDTNEKNLFAESKRHRSSGCVRLEQPLELAAYLLQDQPGWSLYDIQNYVPLNDNYIPGEIDKKVTLKKPMPVYFMYLTVEKGEDGSMRFIDDVYGQDTRVSKAISNKRSGDELF, encoded by the coding sequence ATGAAGATGATGAGAATACTTCCGAAGTCTTTTGTTTTGGGCATGAGTCTAATCGCCATTGCACCGCAATTGACGTGGGCGCAAAGCCAGACGGCTTATATTCAAGATCAAGTGACCCGCGCTCGTACAAATCCAATTATCAATCCTAAATGGGGAAGCTTTCTTCTTCGCACAGATCGTTTAGATAAACTTTATTCTTTACGTGGTTATCAATCTATTTGGGTCGACTCTACGGGAACGCCTAATGCGATGGTAAACACTTTAAAAAATATTCTTTTGAGCGCCGACCGACACGGTTTGAATCCCGCTGACTATTGGGATGCGCAAATCGAAAAAGGTTATCAAGCGACGATGAAAAATCCTGGCGTGCAGTGGATTACGTTTGAGCTTTTGGCCTCCGAGGCTTTGGTTCGTTACGTGACTCATCTTTCAACAGGTCGTTTTGATCCTGAACTTATTGATACAGACATTAAATTTAAGAAAAAAGAGTTCACAGAGTTTCAAGAATTGAATGCGGCGATCTCTTATGGACCGGCTTCTTTGGCGGCGAACTTAGAAAACTTCGCGCCCACACATCCTCGTTATAAAGATTTGCTTTCGATTTTATCGACTTTGAAAACGCAGAAAAACAGTGGCGGGTGGGCGACGATCAATTCACCGGGCTTTGCCTTAAAGCTGGGGGTCACTGATCCAGTGATCAGCCAGTTGCGCGCGCGTTTGAATCAATTGGGGTATTCCATCTCCAATAATGGTGGCAATACATTCGATAGCGAATTTGATACAGTTCTTAGAAAGTTTCAAGCGGCGAACGGTTTAACTTCGGATGGGATTATCGGGACGCGCTCGGAAGTATTAAGAGCGTTGAACTTCACGCCATCGCAAAGAATAGCGCAAGTGGAAGCGAATATGGAAAAGCTTCGTTGGCTGCCTAAAAACTTGGAAACGCGCCATATCTTTGTCAACTTGGCGACAGCAGAGTTCCGTCTTTTTGATGAGACCGGAAGAGTCTTTTATTTTAACACCGTGAATGGCCAAGCCTTCCGTCGCACGCCTTCGATGCGGGACCAAATCACTTTCGTGAACTTAAATCCTTATTGGACGGTTCCCCGCAGTATCGCGATTCGCGACAAGCTGCCATTGCTGAAGCAAGATCGCAATTATTTGCAAAAGCACAATATGATTCTGATCGAAGAAGCGACCGACGAAGAAGTGGATCCTTCAACGATCGACTGGAAAAACATGACGGCTCGTAACTTCGTCTATTACATCCGTCAATTACCAGGACCGGAGAATGCGTTGGGTGTTGTGAAATTCCCATTGCAAAATCCTTGGGCTATTTACATGCATGATACGAACGAAAAAAATCTTTTCGCAGAAAGCAAACGTCATCGCAGCTCGGGTTGTGTGCGTTTAGAGCAACCGTTAGAGCTGGCGGCGTACCTTCTGCAAGATCAACCGGGCTGGAGTCTTTATGACATCCAAAACTATGTACCGTTGAACGACAATTACATCCCCGGTGAGATCGACAAGAAAGTGACTTTGAAAAAGCCGATGCCCGTTTACTTCATGTACCTGACGGTTGAAAAAGGTGAAGACGGTTCGATGCGCTTTATCGACGATGTCTACGGACAGGACACTCGCGTGAGTAAAGCCATTTCCAATAAACGTTCTGGCGATGAGCTGTTCTAA
- a CDS encoding cell division protein ZapA: MTSDKKTYNFLIAGVPYKLKTSHDDATVEELVTFVNTKMNQAMSVTKNGSYQNAAVLTAMNLAEELILLKRKAHRELEKLEEKAMQLSVELENSKNNKVLNN; encoded by the coding sequence GTGACATCTGATAAAAAAACCTACAATTTTCTAATTGCGGGTGTCCCTTACAAATTAAAAACCTCTCATGACGACGCCACAGTCGAAGAGCTCGTCACATTTGTAAACACTAAAATGAATCAGGCCATGTCAGTTACTAAAAACGGTTCTTACCAAAACGCCGCTGTTTTGACAGCGATGAACTTGGCAGAAGAACTGATCCTTTTGAAAAGAAAAGCGCATCGTGAACTTGAAAAGTTGGAAGAAAAAGCGATGCAACTTTCCGTTGAACTAGAAAATTCCAAGAACAACAAGGTTTTGAACAACTAA
- a CDS encoding 5-formyltetrahydrofolate cyclo-ligase, with product MSFPWSSKKECRSFFKSLCAREFAQGLVQNQQQLNSVLQDFLKSQSGVWGAYRALPEEAQVEEVFRISHLKWAFPRMREGHLEFFDAHKFVLGPYGVLEPAPDSPAQDLKDIQGLLIPGLVFNKNGNRLGKGKGFYDKTLSAYQGIKVGVCFNFQVTVDPIPTEAHDVIMDYLITETGVVDCRKYQE from the coding sequence ATGTCGTTTCCTTGGAGCTCTAAAAAGGAATGTCGTTCCTTCTTTAAATCTCTTTGCGCTCGAGAGTTCGCGCAAGGTCTTGTTCAAAATCAACAGCAGCTTAATTCCGTTTTGCAGGATTTTTTAAAATCGCAAAGTGGAGTGTGGGGAGCTTATAGAGCTCTGCCAGAAGAAGCCCAGGTGGAAGAGGTCTTTCGTATCTCTCACCTGAAGTGGGCTTTTCCGCGGATGCGGGAGGGCCATCTGGAATTCTTTGATGCACACAAGTTTGTGCTGGGACCTTACGGAGTCCTGGAGCCTGCTCCAGATTCGCCCGCGCAAGATCTCAAAGACATTCAAGGCCTGCTGATTCCCGGTTTAGTTTTTAATAAGAATGGCAATCGTCTGGGAAAGGGAAAGGGTTTTTATGACAAAACACTTTCTGCTTACCAGGGGATCAAAGTGGGCGTCTGTTTTAACTTTCAAGTGACAGTAGACCCGATCCCGACCGAAGCCCACGATGTGATCATGGATTATTTGATCACAGAGACTGGTGTGGTCGATTGCAGGAAGTATCAGGAGTAA
- the rny gene encoding ribonuclease Y codes for MELVITAIVALLLGGAIVFIIKRVQDENKKKSARVEADRIVNKAKSEAAKIKKDSETKAKDFESRARKNVEADIHKQKSTLKNKESQLDRRLKEIEDQFKSKMEENERYLNTLKDREEKIAISENRIKDLEKKGETHIGELKQKLESVAAMSQDEARRQLLNALEDEAKQEASKKIAQIEEEANKEADKKAKRILATALSRFASEYTSERTVSVLALPNDEMKGKIIGREGRNIRTLEALCGVDLIVDDTPEAVVISGFDPVRRELARRTIEKLMEDGRVHPARIEEVVEKQRSELMKSIKEEGERHVMELGIPNMHPELIKIIGGLKYRSYQGQNALNQALEVANIAGLLAGEMGVNVKIARRAGLLHNIGKAIDHTAEGSYAFVGADFAKKYNESEDVCHAIRAHDEEEKPHSILAWIVHAAFILSSSRPGARRPQMDSFIHRLEDLESIGNSFDGVLKTLALQAGKDVRVLVESSKVTDDQAVMLSRDIARKIEREMPQAGAVKVTVVRETRSVEHAR; via the coding sequence ATGGAGTTAGTAATCACCGCTATCGTGGCGTTGTTGTTGGGTGGAGCCATTGTTTTCATCATCAAACGTGTTCAAGACGAAAATAAAAAGAAGTCAGCACGAGTAGAAGCAGATCGTATCGTTAATAAAGCGAAGTCCGAAGCTGCAAAAATCAAAAAGGACTCTGAAACCAAAGCCAAAGACTTTGAGTCACGTGCCCGCAAAAATGTCGAAGCCGACATCCACAAACAAAAATCCACTTTGAAAAACAAAGAATCTCAGTTGGACCGTCGTTTGAAAGAGATCGAAGATCAGTTCAAAAGCAAAATGGAAGAAAACGAGCGTTATCTGAACACGCTGAAGGACCGCGAAGAAAAAATCGCGATCTCTGAAAATCGTATCAAGGATTTAGAGAAAAAAGGCGAAACACACATTGGCGAATTGAAACAGAAGCTAGAGTCTGTGGCAGCAATGAGCCAAGACGAAGCTCGTCGTCAACTTTTGAACGCTCTTGAAGACGAAGCAAAACAAGAAGCTTCTAAAAAGATCGCGCAGATCGAGGAAGAAGCTAACAAAGAAGCCGACAAAAAAGCCAAACGCATTTTGGCAACAGCGCTTTCTCGTTTCGCTTCTGAGTACACATCTGAGCGCACGGTGAGTGTGTTGGCTCTTCCGAATGACGAAATGAAGGGTAAGATTATCGGCCGTGAAGGTCGTAACATTCGTACTCTAGAAGCTCTTTGCGGTGTCGACTTGATCGTGGATGACACTCCAGAGGCCGTAGTTATTTCTGGTTTCGATCCGGTTCGCCGTGAGCTCGCTCGCCGTACGATTGAAAAGTTGATGGAAGACGGTCGTGTGCATCCAGCACGTATTGAAGAGGTCGTTGAAAAACAACGTTCTGAACTTATGAAGTCCATCAAAGAAGAGGGCGAGCGCCACGTGATGGAATTGGGTATTCCAAACATGCACCCAGAACTTATTAAGATCATCGGTGGTTTGAAATATCGTTCTTATCAAGGTCAAAACGCTTTGAACCAAGCATTGGAAGTGGCGAACATCGCCGGTCTTCTGGCAGGTGAAATGGGTGTGAACGTGAAGATCGCACGTCGTGCGGGTCTTCTGCATAACATCGGTAAAGCCATCGATCATACGGCGGAAGGCAGTTACGCATTCGTCGGTGCTGATTTCGCGAAAAAATACAATGAATCTGAAGACGTCTGCCACGCGATCCGTGCGCATGATGAAGAAGAAAAGCCGCACTCGATCCTTGCTTGGATTGTGCACGCGGCATTCATCCTTTCGAGCTCTCGTCCAGGAGCACGTCGTCCACAAATGGATTCTTTCATCCACCGTTTGGAAGATCTTGAAAGCATCGGTAACAGCTTCGATGGCGTTCTTAAAACTTTGGCTTTGCAAGCCGGTAAAGACGTTCGCGTGCTTGTAGAAAGCAGCAAAGTGACTGATGACCAAGCTGTGATGTTGTCTCGTGATATCGCTCGTAAGATTGAGCGCGAGATGCCACAGGCGGGTGCAGTGAAGGTGACAGTGGTTCGTGAAACTAGAAGCGTTGAACACGCTCGCTAG
- the tyrS gene encoding tyrosine--tRNA ligase, with the protein MSFLDPREQLERIKFGVAEFINDEDMLKKLKKGKPLNIKLGADPTRPDIHIGHTVVINKLRTFQELGHKVYFLIGDFTAMIGDPSGKNTTRPMLTREEIEENGRTYAKQIFKILDPEKTEIVYNSSWIGKMTPQEFIKMSAQYTVARMLEREDFTKRYRSGTPIGIHEFLYPLTQGYDSVALKADVELGGTDQKFNLLVGRDMQGSYGQEAQCILTMPILEGIDGVNKMSKSLDNYISVIDTPKDMFGKTMRISDDLMYRWYELLTDITAHQLSQLKTDVAEKRKHPREVKVNLAKFLIKRFHSEAAAQAAEDEFNRIFVDKGLPDDVPEFTTDAEEIGLPALMVKAGLVASNGEGSRLIQGGGVQIDSEKISDPKLKMNLKSGESFVIKAGKKKFAKIIVR; encoded by the coding sequence ATGAGTTTTTTAGATCCTCGTGAGCAGCTTGAAAGAATCAAATTCGGCGTCGCTGAGTTCATCAACGACGAAGACATGCTCAAAAAACTTAAAAAAGGAAAGCCTCTTAATATCAAATTAGGAGCCGATCCCACTCGTCCTGACATTCATATCGGGCACACCGTTGTTATCAATAAACTTCGTACGTTTCAGGAACTGGGTCACAAAGTTTATTTCTTGATTGGGGATTTCACCGCAATGATCGGGGACCCTTCGGGAAAAAATACAACTCGTCCGATGTTGACTCGTGAAGAGATCGAAGAAAACGGTCGCACTTACGCAAAACAGATTTTTAAAATCTTAGATCCAGAAAAGACCGAGATTGTTTACAACTCGTCTTGGATTGGCAAAATGACTCCGCAAGAATTCATCAAGATGTCCGCGCAATACACAGTGGCGCGCATGCTTGAGCGTGAGGACTTTACGAAGCGTTACCGTTCTGGAACGCCGATCGGTATTCACGAGTTCTTGTATCCCTTGACTCAAGGCTATGACTCCGTGGCTTTAAAAGCCGATGTCGAGCTGGGTGGTACGGATCAGAAGTTCAATCTTTTGGTAGGTCGTGACATGCAAGGCTCTTACGGCCAGGAAGCTCAGTGTATTCTGACGATGCCGATCCTTGAGGGTATCGATGGTGTGAACAAGATGTCGAAGTCTTTAGATAACTACATCTCTGTAATCGATACGCCGAAGGACATGTTCGGTAAGACGATGAGAATTTCTGACGATTTGATGTATCGTTGGTACGAACTTTTGACAGACATCACGGCCCATCAGCTTTCACAGCTGAAAACCGATGTGGCGGAAAAACGCAAACATCCAAGAGAAGTGAAAGTGAATCTGGCGAAGTTCCTAATTAAACGTTTCCACTCGGAAGCAGCGGCACAGGCGGCGGAAGATGAATTCAACCGTATCTTTGTCGATAAAGGGCTTCCAGATGATGTTCCTGAGTTTACTACAGATGCGGAAGAAATTGGTCTTCCAGCGTTGATGGTGAAAGCAGGTCTTGTGGCCTCTAACGGTGAAGGCTCGCGCCTGATCCAAGGGGGCGGTGTGCAAATTGACAGCGAGAAGATTTCCGATCCTAAGCTTAAAATGAATTTGAAATCGGGCGAAAGCTTCGTGATCAAAGCAGGTAAGAAGAAGTTCGCGAAGATCATTGTTCGCTAA
- a CDS encoding 2Fe-2S iron-sulfur cluster-binding protein has product MKIKFLPQNIEVEGTPDKSLLQIATENHLEIRSICKGVPSCAECRIRIQEGEANILPPNKAELSLIGTSHFIDGRRLSCQVRCFGDVTVDMTEQVEKTENQTKKIRGFRTNKQIESKAVNDTMLLSDKPEEKEKK; this is encoded by the coding sequence ATGAAGATTAAGTTTCTACCGCAAAATATTGAAGTCGAGGGCACTCCGGATAAGAGTCTCTTGCAAATTGCGACGGAAAATCACCTCGAGATCCGCTCTATCTGTAAAGGCGTTCCGTCATGTGCAGAATGCCGTATCCGTATCCAGGAAGGGGAGGCCAATATTTTGCCTCCGAATAAAGCAGAACTCAGTCTGATCGGAACAAGCCACTTTATTGATGGCCGCCGTTTGAGCTGCCAAGTGCGCTGTTTTGGTGACGTGACTGTGGATATGACGGAACAAGTTGAAAAGACTGAAAATCAAACGAAGAAAATTCGTGGTTTCCGAACTAATAAGCAGATCGAATCTAAAGCCGTAAACGACACGATGCTTTTAAGTGATAAGCCTGAAGAAAAAGAGAAGAAGTAA
- a CDS encoding alpha/beta fold hydrolase: protein MSHKITFRERGQGPILILLHGYGGSVHHWEAVAENLSSQYRVVVPNLTHVYLSSDKLFFTVQVEVLAKFIKEHFPEEKVSVAGLSYGGALAWGLATQHPHLVQKTVLINPMVTDPVKHFLPKELRFFFSVPLNLKSIYVMLSTPMGRLFLKRAAQIFRDERSEGVTAIENLKGRKLQFVAHMIHHFSWILRSEDWNFWHQRLYTYRGDCRLIFDTEDLLFDQAAYRKFAHHIGCEDVIALTGAGHLAIKTRPETVAQLILEFLENKVAA from the coding sequence ATGTCTCATAAAATTACTTTCCGAGAACGCGGGCAAGGGCCCATTTTAATTCTTCTTCATGGTTATGGAGGAAGCGTTCATCATTGGGAAGCCGTTGCCGAAAATCTTTCGTCACAATATCGTGTTGTAGTTCCCAATCTCACCCATGTCTACCTCAGCTCAGATAAATTATTCTTTACTGTGCAGGTGGAAGTGTTGGCGAAATTTATCAAAGAACATTTTCCAGAAGAAAAAGTGTCTGTCGCAGGATTAAGCTATGGCGGTGCTTTGGCTTGGGGTTTGGCAACTCAACATCCGCATCTTGTACAGAAAACGGTGCTGATCAATCCGATGGTGACGGATCCGGTAAAACACTTTTTGCCGAAAGAGCTGCGTTTCTTTTTCTCTGTGCCATTAAATTTAAAAAGCATTTATGTGATGCTTTCAACGCCGATGGGACGGTTGTTTTTAAAAAGAGCCGCGCAAATCTTCCGTGACGAGCGCTCTGAAGGTGTGACGGCGATTGAGAACCTGAAAGGCCGGAAGCTGCAATTTGTAGCGCATATGATCCACCACTTTTCCTGGATTCTTCGCTCTGAAGATTGGAATTTCTGGCATCAGCGTCTTTACACGTATCGCGGTGACTGCCGTTTGATTTTTGATACGGAAGATCTCTTATTTGATCAGGCGGCGTATCGCAAGTTTGCTCATCACATCGGTTGTGAAGATGTCATCGCTTTGACGGGGGCGGGACACCTGGCCATTAAGACACGTCCAGAAACTGTCGCTCAACTCATCTTAGAATTTTTAGAAAACAAGGTCGCGGCTTAA
- a CDS encoding HesB/IscA family protein: MIQISPEAATKLASLKKEEGKDDSAFLRVEVKKGGCSGLSYKMHFESDPREGDKVFESHGQKVAVDPQSMLYILGMTLEYSGGLNGKGFVFNNPNASKHCGCGSSFNV, encoded by the coding sequence ATGATCCAAATTTCACCAGAGGCCGCTACAAAACTGGCTTCCCTAAAAAAAGAAGAAGGAAAAGACGACTCTGCTTTTCTACGCGTTGAGGTGAAAAAAGGTGGGTGCTCAGGTTTGTCTTACAAGATGCACTTTGAATCTGACCCTCGTGAAGGTGATAAAGTTTTTGAATCTCACGGCCAAAAAGTCGCCGTAGATCCTCAAAGCATGTTGTACATTTTGGGTATGACTTTAGAGTATTCCGGTGGTTTGAATGGCAAAGGTTTTGTCTTCAACAATCCCAATGCGTCGAAGCACTGCGGTTGCGGTTCTAGCTTCAACGTTTAA
- a CDS encoding cysteine desulfurase family protein: MELSSERPMGTSLQHDKPIYLDYNATTPVDPQVYHAMEPYFKEYFGNPASAAHQWGWIAENAVTKARGQVASLIGAKSMEVFFTSGATEANNWAIFGLLTKIREENPSEPIHFITSTIEHSSIMKAMAAAEKMGVEVDFLPVNSYGQVELETIRRAIKPHTKLMSFIWVNNEIGTINPIPEIAKIAKENKIYLHTDATQAAGKIPMNVTEMGVDLMSFSGHKIYGPKGVGALYIRGKDPKVQLNPLLHGGGQERGLRSGSLNVPGIVGMGVAAEICQATMAEECKRLRQLRDLFWQTLQEKIPGIRMNGHPTERASNVLNITLPGYKTEGLLPRLQKLGVSTGSACGTGAMVVSHVLRGIGLSVDEVQCSIRLSLGRWSNEEEVLRAAEILKNALH; this comes from the coding sequence ATGGAATTAAGCTCTGAACGTCCGATGGGAACTAGTTTGCAACACGACAAACCGATCTATCTTGATTACAATGCAACCACTCCGGTGGATCCTCAAGTCTATCACGCGATGGAACCTTACTTTAAAGAGTACTTTGGAAACCCCGCAAGTGCGGCTCACCAATGGGGTTGGATCGCTGAAAATGCGGTGACGAAAGCGCGTGGCCAAGTGGCTTCGTTGATCGGCGCAAAATCCATGGAAGTTTTCTTTACTAGTGGCGCTACCGAAGCGAACAACTGGGCGATCTTTGGTCTTTTGACGAAAATTCGCGAAGAAAATCCGTCGGAACCTATTCACTTTATCACCAGCACTATTGAACATAGCTCCATCATGAAGGCGATGGCGGCCGCAGAAAAAATGGGAGTTGAAGTCGACTTCCTTCCTGTGAATTCTTACGGACAAGTAGAATTAGAAACAATTCGCAGAGCCATCAAGCCACATACAAAATTGATGAGCTTTATCTGGGTGAATAACGAAATCGGCACGATCAATCCGATTCCAGAAATCGCAAAAATCGCGAAAGAGAATAAAATTTATCTGCACACCGATGCCACTCAAGCGGCGGGTAAAATTCCGATGAATGTGACCGAAATGGGCGTGGATTTGATGTCATTTTCGGGACACAAAATCTATGGCCCCAAAGGTGTCGGCGCTCTTTACATTCGTGGCAAAGATCCTAAAGTACAATTAAATCCACTTCTTCATGGTGGCGGCCAAGAGCGTGGACTTCGCTCGGGCTCACTGAATGTTCCAGGCATTGTCGGCATGGGTGTGGCGGCTGAAATCTGCCAAGCGACGATGGCCGAGGAATGCAAACGTTTGCGCCAACTTCGCGATCTTTTCTGGCAAACATTGCAAGAAAAAATCCCGGGCATCCGCATGAATGGACATCCTACAGAGCGCGCTTCGAACGTATTAAATATCACTTTGCCGGGATACAAAACTGAAGGTCTTTTACCTCGTTTGCAGAAGCTGGGTGTTAGCACCGGTTCTGCCTGTGGCACGGGTGCGATGGTTGTCAGCCACGTCCTTCGCGGCATCGGTCTTTCGGTGGACGAAGTTCAGTGCTCGATTCGCTTGAGCCTGGGCAGGTGGAGTAACGAAGAAGAAGTTCTTCGCGCAGCAGAGATCCTAAAAAACGCTCTTCATTAA
- a CDS encoding vitamin B12-dependent ribonucleotide reductase: MKKAPLHSASYFVAPGKNPESMFAWKKVDSQIRNRQGEVFFEMKNVEAPEAWSQLAIDIGASKYFRKMGVPKTKHENSVRQLVNRVVKAIAASALKQGGYFKSKKDADIFANELKYILLSQRGAFNSPVWFNAGLWESYKINSPSEHFAWDEKKKKIQSTHNAYERPQCSACFIQSVDDSIEGIFELAKTEAKLFKYGSGTGSNFSKIRSRYELTSAGGMSSGLLSFLDVLDKGAGAIKSGGTTRRAAKMVVVDIDHPEVLDFIEWKMREERKAHMLIAAGLSAEFEGEAYRTVSGQNANNSVRVTDVFMKAVEQVKPWKLKARVTGKALREMPAPEVWNKITHATWVCADPGIQFHDTINKWHTCPNTDDIHSSNPCSEYMFLDDSACNLASINLVNFLDNEGHFDFESFIHTARTLFVAQEVLVDYSSYPTERIAQNSHDYRPLGLGFANLGSLLMRKGIPYDSDEGRAWAGAITALMSGVAYLTSAEMARAKGPFAGFKKNRISMLKVMKMHESSLKGVNWSYLPEGLDKAVKNLWKSVIYNGTKHGFRNAQATVIAPTGTIGLLMDCDTTGIEPDFSLIKFKKLSGGGEVQIVNQSVEQALQVLQYPAEAIAKILQYVQDHNTVVGCPEIRSEDIAVFDCATGVVGQRVLSPESHVQMMAAVQPFISGAISKTVNLPNTATEGDISRIYFLAWKLGVKAVAIYRDGSKQSQPLNVHKVKKEEAEEVQPDFTMKCPECGSDTVLTSGCYRCPNCGTTVGCS, from the coding sequence ATGAAAAAAGCCCCACTGCACAGTGCCTCTTATTTTGTAGCACCCGGAAAAAATCCTGAATCCATGTTCGCTTGGAAGAAGGTCGACTCACAAATTCGCAATCGTCAGGGAGAAGTGTTTTTCGAAATGAAAAATGTGGAAGCTCCCGAGGCTTGGTCACAGCTTGCGATCGACATTGGTGCTAGCAAATACTTCCGCAAAATGGGCGTGCCTAAGACGAAGCATGAAAACTCTGTTCGCCAACTTGTGAATCGGGTTGTAAAGGCCATCGCGGCTTCGGCGTTGAAACAAGGCGGATATTTCAAAAGCAAAAAAGACGCGGATATTTTTGCCAATGAATTGAAATACATTTTGTTATCACAGCGAGGAGCTTTCAATAGCCCCGTATGGTTTAATGCTGGTTTGTGGGAGTCGTACAAAATCAATTCACCCAGTGAACATTTCGCCTGGGATGAAAAGAAAAAGAAGATTCAATCGACGCACAACGCGTATGAGCGACCTCAGTGTTCGGCGTGCTTTATTCAAAGTGTGGATGATTCCATCGAAGGAATTTTTGAGTTGGCAAAAACCGAAGCCAAACTTTTTAAGTACGGTTCCGGTACAGGCAGTAACTTCTCAAAAATTCGCAGTCGTTATGAATTGACGAGTGCCGGAGGCATGAGCTCCGGTCTTCTGTCATTTCTGGATGTCTTAGATAAAGGCGCGGGCGCAATTAAGTCCGGCGGTACGACAAGACGTGCGGCAAAGATGGTCGTGGTTGATATCGATCATCCTGAGGTGTTGGATTTTATCGAATGGAAAATGCGTGAAGAGCGAAAAGCTCACATGCTGATTGCCGCAGGTTTAAGTGCGGAGTTTGAAGGGGAAGCGTATCGCACGGTTTCAGGTCAAAATGCGAATAACTCGGTGCGTGTGACCGATGTTTTTATGAAAGCTGTTGAACAGGTAAAGCCTTGGAAGCTTAAAGCCCGTGTCACGGGGAAAGCTTTGCGCGAAATGCCGGCTCCGGAAGTGTGGAATAAGATCACGCATGCGACATGGGTGTGCGCGGATCCGGGTATTCAATTTCATGATACTATTAACAAGTGGCACACGTGCCCGAACACGGATGATATTCATTCGAGCAACCCTTGTTCGGAATACATGTTCCTGGATGACTCCGCTTGCAACTTGGCTTCTATCAATTTGGTGAACTTTTTAGATAACGAAGGACACTTCGATTTTGAGTCTTTCATTCACACGGCTCGCACCTTGTTCGTGGCTCAAGAAGTTTTAGTGGATTACTCTAGCTATCCCACAGAAAGAATTGCGCAAAATTCTCATGACTACCGCCCGTTAGGATTGGGGTTTGCAAACCTGGGAAGTCTTTTGATGAGAAAGGGCATTCCGTACGATAGCGATGAAGGGCGTGCATGGGCTGGGGCAATCACGGCTTTGATGAGTGGGGTCGCTTATTTGACGAGTGCAGAAATGGCACGCGCGAAGGGGCCATTTGCGGGTTTTAAAAAGAATCGCATTTCAATGCTGAAGGTGATGAAGATGCACGAATCTTCATTGAAGGGTGTTAACTGGTCCTACTTACCTGAGGGCCTTGATAAAGCCGTTAAAAATCTATGGAAGAGCGTTATCTATAACGGCACAAAGCATGGCTTCAGAAATGCGCAAGCAACCGTCATCGCGCCAACTGGAACCATCGGTCTTTTGATGGACTGTGATACCACGGGGATTGAACCCGACTTTTCCTTGATCAAATTTAAAAAACTTTCTGGCGGCGGAGAAGTGCAAATCGTGAATCAATCTGTTGAACAGGCTTTGCAGGTTCTTCAGTATCCAGCGGAAGCGATCGCAAAGATTTTGCAGTACGTGCAAGATCACAACACCGTCGTCGGTTGTCCTGAAATTCGCAGTGAAGACATCGCGGTTTTTGATTGCGCGACGGGAGTCGTCGGTCAACGCGTTCTTTCACCGGAAAGCCATGTGCAGATGATGGCGGCTGTGCAGCCGTTTATCAGTGGCGCCATTTCCAAAACGGTGAATCTTCCTAACACGGCGACGGAAGGCGATATCAGTCGCATTTATTTCTTAGCTTGGAAACTGGGAGTGAAAGCGGTAGCGATCTATCGTGACGGCAGTAAACAAAGCCAACCCCTGAATGTTCATAAGGTTAAGAAAGAGGAAGCGGAGGAAGTTCAACCCGATTTCACCATGAAATGCCCCGAATGCGGAAGCGACACCGTCCTCACAAGTGGCTGCTATCGATGCCCCAACTGTGGCACGACTGTCGGCTGCTCGTAA